A stretch of DNA from Pirellulales bacterium:
CGTGGCATTCCAGAAGGACGCATTCGTGAGGTTCTGTCCGGCGAAGTTCCAACCGGTCAGGTCGTTGCTGCCCAAGTCGATCTCCGTCAGATCGTGGGCTTGGTAGCTGGCGGTCGAATAGAGCTGCGCCGAGGTGAAACCTTTGGAGGTTGTTTTATAAAAATCAGCCCCTTGCACCTGAGCGCCGGTGAAGTCGGCATTCGTCAATGTGGCTGTGTAGAAGTCCGCATTCGTGAGGTTCGCTTGGCTGAGGTCGGCACTGGTCAGATTGGATGAGCTAAAGGACGCGTATTCCAAGTCCTTGCCAATCAAATAAGCCATCGTCAGATCGCGAGAGTTGAGATAGGCGTAGGGAATCGCATCCACGCCCGATCCATCGACGCACAGCGTCGCGCTTTCCTGCTTCCCCTGGCCCGGATCGCCTGGATTGACGTATTCCCACTGGTAGATGTCGGCCCGCGCGACCGTTGCCCAGATCAGCGCTACGGCAAGCGCGGCCGATCGAGACGCGCAATGCCGCTTGACGACCGAAGATTTGCCTGCGTTCAGGCCAGCCCGCAAAACTTCCGTAAGAATAGCGACGCCGCCATACCGGCGAAACAACTGTTGCATCATGGATGGGGATCCTATCCTTTGCCCGCGGAGGATTGTGCGTACGCCAACGAGCTGCGGAAAATGCATCGATTGTAACGGCATCCAAGGTAGTTTATTCTGGTGGTTTGGTCAAGCAATTTGCGCCGGCGGCGGGTATCCGGGTATCCTGAATGAAGGAACCCTAACC
This window harbors:
- a CDS encoding pentapeptide repeat-containing protein produces the protein MMQQLFRRYGGVAILTEVLRAGLNAGKSSVVKRHCASRSAALAVALIWATVARADIYQWEYVNPGDPGQGKQESATLCVDGSGVDAIPYAYLNSRDLTMAYLIGKDLEYASFSSSNLTSADLSQANLTNADFYTATLTNADFTGAQVQGADFYKTTSKGFTSAQLYSTASYQAHDLTEIDLGSNDLTGWNFAGQNLTNASFWNAT